Proteins co-encoded in one Paraburkholderia edwinii genomic window:
- a CDS encoding cupredoxin domain-containing protein: MLTGAAAALAAMSRIPARAAAPRVIQVHAKRFVFTPSQIKLAPHEAVVFELTAEDVPMGFSIPQYGVRVDVPPGAPVRLAAQAGDAGTVEFLCDIFCGSGHETMNGTLIVG, encoded by the coding sequence ATGCTGACCGGCGCGGCCGCCGCGCTCGCCGCGATGTCGCGCATCCCCGCCCGTGCCGCCGCGCCGCGCGTGATCCAGGTGCACGCCAAGCGCTTCGTGTTCACCCCGAGTCAGATCAAGCTTGCCCCGCACGAAGCGGTCGTGTTCGAGCTGACCGCCGAAGACGTACCCATGGGCTTCTCCATACCGCAATACGGCGTGCGCGTCGACGTGCCGCCGGGGGCGCCGGTACGGCTCGCGGCGCAGGCCGGCGACGCCGGCACCGTCGAATTCCTGTGCGACATCTTCTGTGGATCGGGACACGAAACGATGAACGGCACGCTGATCGTCGGATGA
- a CDS encoding metallophosphoesterase family protein, with product MQSTLRHLKRRDFLKLAAVGGAAFASALPGFTYGRDQDFYFVQLSDSHWGFEGPAVNPDAKGTLPKAIAAVNALPVKPDFVIFTGDLTHTTDDPMVRRERMKQFEAIVLNLDVKPLYLMPGEHDASLDAGAAFKERFGETHYTFDHKGVHFITVDNVSDPAGRVGAEQIAWLAADIDKQPKDARIVVFTHRPLFDLAPQWDWATRDGAQVIEVLTRRQNVTVFYGHIHQEHHTMTGNIAHHAARSLMFPLPAPGSQEKRLPVPWDAAAPYRGLGWRQVEVDRAPDAFALNEKPIRNIS from the coding sequence ATGCAAAGCACCCTTCGTCATCTGAAACGGCGCGATTTCCTGAAGCTGGCCGCGGTCGGCGGCGCGGCATTCGCGTCGGCATTGCCCGGCTTCACTTACGGGCGCGACCAGGACTTTTACTTCGTCCAGCTATCCGATTCGCACTGGGGCTTCGAAGGCCCCGCGGTCAATCCGGATGCCAAAGGCACGCTGCCGAAGGCGATTGCCGCGGTGAACGCGCTGCCGGTCAAGCCGGACTTCGTGATCTTCACCGGCGACCTCACGCACACGACCGACGATCCGATGGTGCGCCGCGAACGGATGAAGCAGTTCGAGGCGATCGTGCTGAACCTGGACGTGAAGCCGCTCTACCTGATGCCCGGCGAACACGACGCGAGCCTCGACGCGGGCGCCGCCTTCAAGGAGCGTTTTGGCGAAACTCACTACACGTTCGATCACAAGGGCGTGCACTTCATCACGGTCGACAACGTGTCGGACCCGGCGGGCCGCGTCGGCGCCGAGCAGATCGCGTGGCTGGCCGCCGATATCGACAAGCAGCCGAAGGATGCGCGCATCGTCGTCTTCACGCACCGGCCGCTCTTCGACCTTGCGCCGCAATGGGACTGGGCGACGCGCGATGGCGCGCAGGTCATCGAGGTGCTGACGCGCCGGCAGAATGTGACCGTGTTCTATGGGCATATCCACCAGGAACACCACACGATGACCGGCAATATCGCGCACCATGCCGCGCGCTCGCTGATGTTCCCGCTGCCCGCGCCGGGCTCGCAGGAGAAACGTCTGCCGGTGCCGTGGGACGCGGCCGCGCCGTATCGCGGACTCGGCTGGCGGCAGGTGGAGGTGGACAGAGCGCCGGACGCATTTGCGCTCAACGAAAAGCCGATTCGCAACATTTCGTGA
- a CDS encoding RNA polymerase sigma factor, which produces MTETECDTAQRSARFQQMALPHLDAAFNLARWLCGNPNDAEDIVQDAYIRAFRYFDMFHGENARPWLLTIVRRTWYSEWQKREMSRHSVEFDENLDDTTFEGWSDSNADPETLMMRDQDTRLVHAALEQLPAEYREVMVLRELEELSYREIATIADLPVGTVMSRLARGRKRLAASLASMQARTSGAGGGSAPSRAAAGGAGSSSAAPGAGGRSARDKRCGAGAAGLSAAMPASSAASIPQGGAVPTPATLTNRTGERAPASFTSADPQDRMSGKTTEPPVRHPGNPGNTGATPGGIAQESPDGL; this is translated from the coding sequence GTGACCGAAACCGAATGTGATACCGCACAGCGCAGCGCCCGCTTCCAGCAGATGGCGCTGCCGCATCTCGATGCGGCGTTTAACCTTGCACGCTGGTTGTGCGGCAATCCGAACGATGCGGAAGACATCGTGCAGGATGCCTATATTCGCGCGTTCCGCTACTTCGATATGTTCCACGGCGAGAACGCGCGGCCGTGGCTGCTCACGATTGTGCGGCGCACCTGGTACAGCGAGTGGCAGAAGCGCGAAATGTCGCGCCACTCGGTCGAATTCGACGAAAACCTCGACGACACGACGTTCGAAGGCTGGAGCGACTCGAATGCCGACCCCGAGACGCTGATGATGCGCGACCAGGACACGCGGCTCGTGCATGCGGCGCTCGAGCAGCTGCCCGCCGAGTATCGCGAAGTGATGGTGCTGCGCGAACTGGAAGAGCTCAGTTATCGCGAAATCGCGACGATTGCCGATCTGCCCGTCGGCACCGTGATGTCACGGCTGGCGCGCGGGCGAAAACGGCTGGCGGCGTCGCTTGCGTCGATGCAGGCGCGCACGTCGGGTGCGGGGGGCGGATCGGCGCCGTCGCGTGCGGCCGCGGGCGGCGCTGGGAGTTCGAGTGCGGCGCCGGGTGCCGGCGGGCGCAGTGCGCGCGACAAACGGTGTGGCGCGGGAGCGGCTGGGCTGTCCGCGGCAATGCCGGCCTCGAGCGCGGCTTCGATACCGCAGGGCGGCGCTGTTCCCACACCGGCCACGCTGACCAATCGGACCGGCGAACGGGCGCCAGCCAGCTTCACTTCCGCGGACCCGCAAGACCGGATGTCCGGCAAGACCACCGAACCACCCGTACGTCACCCCGGCAACCCCGGCAATACCGGCGCGACGCCGGGAGGTATCGCTCAGGAGAGCCCAGATGGACTGTAA
- a CDS encoding anti-sigma factor family protein, which produces MDCNDARPLIDANVDRELSPPDAHVLQQHIDGCAACQRETDAVRALSTAVRNAAQYHRAPQALRARIIGALPATQVVEQRDETSRAAAERNFGEERRGDTPERARDAASDPARAGKRNTPARNRWLDFLRGARPARDNARGKSWDAARGGSSDAAPLAQPFGAAAWRGGALAFTVCAAVALGVLYTQQRAAAPSGLVDELVSSHVRAQISGRDIDVISSDQHTVKPWFNGRIDYAPPVVDLASSGFPLAGGRLDYVGHRRVAVLTYTHRKHVIDVYVFPDNDPAAGKPGPSLSSDGYSVARWRDAGMMWWAVTDASSESLTQLEAALRARLQSGGG; this is translated from the coding sequence ATGGACTGTAACGACGCCCGCCCGCTTATCGACGCGAACGTCGACCGGGAACTGTCGCCGCCCGATGCACATGTGCTGCAGCAGCATATCGACGGGTGCGCCGCATGCCAGCGCGAAACCGACGCCGTGCGCGCGCTGAGCACCGCGGTGCGCAACGCGGCTCAATATCATCGCGCGCCGCAGGCACTGCGTGCGCGCATCATCGGGGCACTGCCGGCGACGCAAGTCGTCGAGCAGCGCGACGAGACCAGCCGAGCCGCCGCAGAGCGGAATTTTGGCGAAGAGCGGCGTGGCGACACGCCGGAAAGAGCGCGCGATGCCGCGTCGGACCCGGCTCGCGCCGGCAAGCGCAATACGCCGGCGAGAAACCGCTGGCTCGATTTTCTGCGCGGAGCGCGGCCGGCGCGGGACAACGCGCGCGGCAAGTCGTGGGACGCGGCGCGCGGCGGTTCGTCCGACGCGGCGCCGCTCGCGCAGCCGTTCGGCGCGGCGGCGTGGCGCGGCGGCGCGCTGGCGTTCACGGTATGCGCGGCTGTCGCGCTCGGCGTGTTGTACACGCAGCAGCGCGCGGCCGCGCCGTCCGGGCTCGTCGACGAACTCGTCTCGAGCCATGTGCGCGCGCAGATCTCGGGGCGCGACATCGACGTGATTTCGTCGGACCAGCATACGGTGAAGCCGTGGTTCAACGGCCGTATCGACTATGCGCCGCCGGTCGTCGATCTCGCCTCGAGCGGCTTTCCGCTCGCGGGCGGGCGGCTCGATTACGTCGGCCATCGCCGGGTCGCGGTGTTGACCTATACGCATCGCAAACATGTGATCGACGTCTACGTGTTTCCGGACAACGATCCGGCGGCCGGCAAGCCGGGTCCGTCGCTGTCGAGCGACGGCTACTCGGTGGCGCGCTGGCGCGATGCGGGGATGATGTGGTGGGCGGTCACCGATGCGTCGTCGGAATCGTTGACGCAGCTTGAAGCGGCGCTGCGTGCGCGGCTGCAAAGCGGCGGCGGGTGA
- the rpsF gene encoding 30S ribosomal protein S6 — MRHYEIVFIVHPDQSEQVPAMIDRYKSTITSHGGQIHRIEDWGRRQLAYMIEKLAKAHYVCMNIECDQATLEELEHAFKFNDAVLRHLIVKMKKAEAGPSPMMKEVQREEAKKAAATQPSEAQA; from the coding sequence ATGCGTCACTACGAAATCGTCTTTATCGTGCACCCCGATCAGAGCGAGCAAGTGCCCGCCATGATCGACCGGTACAAGTCCACGATCACGTCGCACGGCGGCCAGATCCACCGCATCGAAGACTGGGGCCGTCGCCAGCTGGCCTACATGATCGAGAAACTCGCGAAGGCTCACTACGTCTGCATGAACATCGAATGCGACCAGGCCACGCTCGAAGAACTCGAGCACGCATTCAAGTTCAACGACGCCGTGCTGCGCCACCTGATCGTCAAGATGAAGAAGGCCGAAGCCGGCCCGTCGCCGATGATGAAGGAAGTGCAGCGCGAAGAAGCCAAGAAGGCGGCTGCTACGCAACCGTCCGAAGCGCAGGCTTAA
- the priB gene encoding primosomal replication protein N, translating into MNRLQLTASVVEREPVRYTPAGVPIAGCTLQHRTEVVEAGIARVVELTMPAVAAGEASGRLENCAMGVETLFTGFLAKKSRNARTLVFHITDLQDIGKD; encoded by the coding sequence ATGAACCGGCTGCAACTCACAGCCAGCGTCGTCGAACGCGAACCGGTGCGATATACGCCCGCCGGCGTTCCGATTGCAGGTTGCACGTTGCAGCACCGTACCGAAGTCGTCGAAGCGGGCATCGCCCGGGTGGTTGAACTGACGATGCCGGCGGTAGCGGCCGGTGAGGCGAGCGGCAGGCTGGAGAACTGTGCAATGGGCGTCGAAACGCTCTTCACGGGTTTCCTGGCCAAGAAAAGCCGCAATGCGAGAACTCTGGTGTTTCACATCACAGATTTGCAGGACATTGGAAAGGACTGA
- the rpsR gene encoding 30S ribosomal protein S18: MPRPTGKKFDKRRQQQNPLFKRKKFCRFTAAGVEQIDYKDIETLKDFIGENGKITPARLTGTKSHYQRQLDTAIKRARFLALMPYTDQHKA; encoded by the coding sequence ATGCCCCGCCCGACTGGTAAGAAATTCGACAAGCGTCGCCAGCAACAAAACCCGCTCTTCAAGCGCAAGAAGTTCTGCCGCTTCACGGCTGCCGGCGTCGAACAGATCGACTACAAAGACATCGAAACGCTGAAAGACTTCATCGGCGAAAACGGCAAGATCACGCCGGCGCGTCTCACGGGTACGAAGTCGCACTATCAACGCCAGCTGGACACGGCCATCAAGCGCGCGCGTTTCCTCGCGCTGATGCCGTACACCGACCAGCACAAGGCCTAA
- the rplI gene encoding 50S ribosomal protein L9: MQIILLEKVVNLGNLGDIVKVKDGYARNFLIPNKQARRATKDAIAEFEVRRAELEKVAAEKLAAAQAQGEKLNGLTVQIGQKAGVDGRLFGSVTNADIAAALSKQGFAVEKAQVRMPEGPLKMVGDHPVQVSLHTDVLVDVTVSVLGEHV; this comes from the coding sequence ATGCAGATCATTCTTCTCGAGAAAGTCGTCAACCTGGGCAACCTCGGCGATATCGTCAAGGTTAAGGACGGCTACGCACGTAACTTCCTGATCCCGAACAAGCAGGCACGCCGCGCAACGAAAGACGCGATCGCCGAATTCGAAGTCCGCCGTGCGGAACTCGAAAAGGTCGCGGCTGAAAAGCTGGCCGCCGCTCAGGCACAAGGCGAAAAGCTGAACGGCCTGACGGTTCAGATCGGCCAGAAGGCTGGCGTCGACGGCCGCCTGTTCGGTTCGGTGACGAACGCGGACATCGCCGCAGCGCTGTCGAAGCAAGGCTTCGCAGTCGAAAAGGCGCAAGTGCGCATGCCGGAAGGCCCGCTGAAGATGGTCGGCGATCATCCGGTGCAGGTTTCGCTGCATACCGACGTGCTCGTCGACGTGACGGTGTCGGTGCTGGGCGAGCACGTTTAA
- a CDS encoding replicative DNA helicase, with the protein MNAPPKDPQLESLKVPPHSIEAEQSVLGGLLLDNAAWDRIADFLSQGDFYRYDHRIIYEHIGRLIAATRPADVVTVFEALTTSGKAEDVGGLAYLNALAQNTPSAANIRRYAEIVRDRAVLRRLVSVADEISADAFNPQGKEVRQLLDEAESKVFSIAEDGARGTQGFLEIGPLLTQVVERIDTLYHTANPSDVTGTPTGFVDLDRMTSGMHGGELIIVAGRPSMGKTALSMNIGEYVAVEYGLPVAVFSMEMPGTQLTMRMLGSVGRLDQHRMRTGRLTDEDWPKLTHAVQKMSEAQVFIDETGGLNPMELRSRARRLARQCGKLGLIIVDYLQLMSGSSAGENRATEISEISRSLKSLAKELDVPVIALSQLNRGLEQRPNKRPVMSDLRESGAIEQDADVILFIYRDEVYNPDSPDKGTAEVIIGKQRNGPIGSVRLTFLGQYTKFDNFAGAQNFYGSE; encoded by the coding sequence ATGAACGCACCGCCGAAAGACCCCCAACTCGAGTCGCTGAAAGTCCCGCCGCATTCGATCGAGGCCGAGCAATCGGTGCTCGGCGGTCTGCTGCTCGACAATGCCGCATGGGACCGCATCGCGGACTTTCTGTCGCAAGGCGACTTCTACCGGTACGACCACCGGATCATCTACGAACACATCGGCAGGCTGATCGCGGCGACGCGGCCGGCCGACGTCGTGACGGTGTTCGAGGCGTTGACCACGTCAGGCAAGGCGGAAGACGTCGGCGGCCTCGCGTATCTGAACGCGCTGGCGCAGAACACGCCGAGCGCGGCGAATATCCGCCGCTATGCGGAAATCGTGCGCGACCGCGCGGTGCTGCGCCGGCTCGTGTCGGTGGCGGACGAGATTTCGGCGGACGCCTTCAATCCGCAGGGCAAAGAGGTGCGCCAACTGCTCGACGAAGCGGAATCGAAGGTGTTTTCGATTGCCGAAGACGGCGCGCGCGGCACACAGGGCTTCCTCGAGATCGGTCCGCTGCTTACGCAAGTGGTCGAGCGTATCGACACGCTTTATCACACGGCAAACCCGAGCGATGTGACGGGCACGCCGACGGGTTTCGTCGATCTTGATCGCATGACGTCGGGGATGCATGGCGGGGAATTGATCATCGTGGCGGGACGACCGTCGATGGGCAAGACCGCGCTGTCGATGAACATCGGCGAGTACGTCGCAGTCGAGTACGGGCTGCCGGTCGCCGTGTTCTCGATGGAAATGCCGGGCACGCAACTGACGATGCGTATGCTCGGCTCGGTAGGCCGCCTCGATCAGCACCGGATGCGCACGGGGCGTCTCACCGACGAAGACTGGCCGAAGCTCACGCACGCCGTGCAGAAAATGAGCGAAGCGCAGGTCTTTATCGACGAAACCGGCGGCCTGAACCCGATGGAATTGCGCTCGCGCGCGCGGCGACTGGCGCGGCAATGCGGCAAGCTCGGCCTTATCATCGTCGACTATTTGCAGCTGATGAGCGGGTCGTCGGCGGGTGAAAACCGCGCGACGGAAATTTCCGAGATCTCGCGGTCGCTGAAGAGCCTTGCCAAAGAGCTCGACGTACCGGTGATCGCGCTGTCGCAGCTCAATCGCGGCCTCGAGCAGCGTCCGAACAAGCGGCCGGTGATGTCGGATCTGCGCGAATCGGGCGCTATCGAGCAGGACGCCGACGTGATCCTGTTTATTTATCGCGACGAGGTTTATAACCCGGACAGCCCGGACAAGGGTACTGCCGAGGTCATTATTGGCAAGCAACGTAATGGGCCGATCGGCTCTGTTCGGCTCACGTTCCTTGGTCAATACACGAAGTTCGATAATTTCGCGGGCGCGCAGAATTTCTACGGCAGCGAGTAG
- a CDS encoding DUF47 domain-containing protein: MFGRFMPTEGKFFEIFNAHAKHIVSASHELELLIDNLADAEIHKQNVQSAEKAADKLTHETIDLLHKTFITPLDRDEIHKLISTMDDILDLMEDVATAISLYDVRAVTSEASQLAHICTSTCERVQTAVGMLSDMKQARAILKACEDIDRLESEADRVLRSAMSKLFREEDDVKTLIKLKAIYELLEAVTDKCEDVANIIEGIVLENA, encoded by the coding sequence ATGTTCGGTCGTTTCATGCCCACCGAGGGCAAATTCTTCGAAATCTTCAACGCGCATGCGAAGCACATCGTTTCAGCGAGCCACGAGCTCGAGCTGCTGATCGACAACCTCGCCGACGCGGAAATCCATAAGCAGAACGTCCAATCCGCTGAGAAAGCCGCCGACAAGCTCACGCACGAAACGATCGACCTGCTGCACAAAACCTTCATCACGCCGCTCGACCGCGACGAAATCCACAAACTGATCAGCACGATGGACGACATCCTCGATTTGATGGAGGACGTCGCTACCGCCATTTCGTTGTACGACGTACGGGCTGTTACGTCCGAGGCAAGCCAGCTCGCGCATATCTGCACGTCGACGTGCGAGCGCGTGCAGACGGCGGTCGGCATGCTGTCCGATATGAAACAGGCGCGCGCGATTCTGAAGGCCTGCGAAGATATCGATCGCCTCGAGTCTGAAGCCGACCGCGTGCTGCGTTCGGCGATGTCGAAACTTTTCCGCGAAGAAGACGACGTCAAAACGCTCATCAAGCTGAAGGCAATCTACGAGTTGCTCGAGGCCGTCACCGACAAATGCGAGGATGTCGCGAACATCATCGAAGGCATCGTGCTGGAAAACGCCTGA